Part of the Phalacrocorax carbo chromosome 9, bPhaCar2.1, whole genome shotgun sequence genome is shown below.
gggctcagttgccagatggggctaaaccatgacacttctGTAGGAGCAGTATTTTCAGTCCTTGATATACCACTTCCCTGTGACAgtattcaaatatattttttaaggcCCATCTTTCAAAGGAAGATGGGCTGCTTTTTATGATTGCCTTTTCCACTCACATTCTGCCTTACACTTGGGGtgtcagagacagaaagagagaagggaatAGGATGGCCCTTCCAGCAGCAACAAGCTGATAGATTAGCTCAGCCATCTTGCCATCATGTTATTGACAGGAAATAGAAAAGATTTTCTGTCATCTGTGCATGTTTTAACTTGGGAAAAATAATgtgaagagcaggaaaaattcaaaacattgagcaattgctttttaaaggaaCTCCAGCCATGCTGTGTGCTGAATGAAGCAGAGATCTCATAGGAGAAATTCGATGTGATCTGTTGATTAAAGACTATGTCAGAGTAAATAATCCCAAGGGGCTACCTCATTTCTGGAATGCCCTGGCTTTTGAAGGTTTgactttgcaaataaaaaaatttcaatatATTTGCATATGTAGCACCTATTATTATTAATCTCCCCTGGGAAACAGCCTCTGGATGATCATGCGGCAGACCATGAACTTCAAATTAAGCAGGTGCTTAAGCATTTCCCTGAATGAGACAGGACTTAACTACCACTCTAAAACTACAGGTCGATGTTTTTAGACTGTATACTTAGGCTTCCAAGCACACCCCTAATGGTGTCAAGGGCTAGTTTTCTGAAGCGTGAAGTGTCCAGCAACACTTCATCCTTGGTTAATCTCTCTGCAATGCATGCCTCACCCCTGTGTGGGCATATTCTAtactcttccactgctctgtcccTGAAAACTAGTGTTTATTATTCAAATAAAGCCAACAGGTTTAGGTGTTCTTAAGCAGTCAAGGATGGTTCAATGCATTTAACTTTCTTACTgtactttttccccttttttggCCTGGGAGGGAGGCTCTGACAGTATATTGCCATCTATTTAGACTGTTCCTACTGCAATGTGGAGCCCTCCTCCTGCTGAGGAGCTTAGATGCTATTGTGCTGTTGGTAAATACTGATGGTATATCTACAtagtaaacagaaaaaagaaaaatgttcccaTATGAATAATGCTTAAGAGAACCTGGTGGAAGATGgacttatttccatttttctttcaatcttTTGGTTTCTGATAGCAAAAGTATTTTCCTTGAAGTTAAGATCTGCTATTCTTTAATCCCCAGGAAAATGATTACTatcatttaagaaaattatattctttctAATTAAGCTGTTTTCAGACAATTAAATTGCTTCCTGATTTTCATAATTGTCTCATTGCTAAGATCTACCTCTTTCCTGATTAGCAAGGTGGAAAAACCGCAATGCTTTTACTCTGTACAATATTTAGCACTTAGGAAAGAAGTCCCTGTAAATATTCTGAGTCAGACTCTTCCTCCACAGAACCTGCCCTATGTACGCTGCTCTGGCTTCACAAAGTCACATCAAATAGCCCAAGACACCCAGGAAGATgaccagaaaagaaagaggaaacatGTTTGGATAGTGCTGTGAGCTAGCAAGCACAGGAGGCATCATACCCTGGGACGGTGAATGTCTCCGTCATCTTCAGCTTTCACGAGCAGAATGGCTTCCCAACCAGCTACAGCGGATGGACTGTGGATGTGGTGTCCAGACCACCcttctctgcagcacagaggtATTGCCTCACTGTTACAGAGCACACAATATCACACAGTCAATGGCTGCATTTCTTGTGCTACTTCAGCTAGTTCACCTGCACATCACCTGTCCCTGTAGTGGTCATATCTGAGACTCCAGATCTCCCAAGAGCTTTATATAGCAGCCCCATGACAATGTACCCTTGCTTTGTCCCTTTCCAtgtgcattttctcttctttctctctttcatttgctttcttgaTTCCCTTCTTTTTTACAGTAAGGCATTAGTTGTTAATGCAAGAAGTCTAACACTTGTTATAATGTACAAGTGTCCTAGGGTGCTAGGTGTCACGGGGTCGGGGGAATACCATATGGCTTTTGGCCTGAGAAAGGTGCACAGAGGAACTCCTGTGATTCTTTCCACATTTATGGCATGGTTGCCTGCAACATCATGGAGTCTATTCCAAATGTCCCAGAGGGTCAATATGCTTAAGTTGGGTTTTGGAGGAAGATATGTGAATGGGGAGTCATGTTTCAAAAGCCCTTTTATTAATCTGGCATGCATACACTGTCAGGGGGTTGTTATGAGACGTAAAGATAGTAGGCTTGTCAAAGACTGTGGACTAGGGCTGTGCAAATGTGAAAGTGAGAGAACATACGATGTTTATGTATCAATGCCAGGTGATTAAATTAATTGGGTCAGACTCTCAGCTGGGCATAGAGATGTTCCTAGAGCTATGGTGACAAACACCTTCTGAAGAGCTGGCTcatgacatttttaaaggtaGGGCTAGGACTGAAGGGGCCTTTCCACCACAGCTAACCACaaaaggaataaattattttacagcAGGGTGGGCCTGCATTGGAAAATGCAGAATTCATCAACTCTCCTGATTTTCACAGGACTGCCACTGTAATTGTTTCAGTGGCCCAGTTCTTGAAGTCAAATGATGAAGTGATGGTATGTACAAACACATGCCGTTTCAGTTCTCACTGAGCTTAACAAACtcttttgaaaagagaaaatagattcaaaaccatttaaaatctAACAAAATTGTTCTTCAAGAAGAAACTgggaggcaaaaaaaaggatatccctttctttttaaatctcaaTTCTTTACACTGGCCTCATGATTTTCGAGATCTGACTCGCTGGTTTTTAATACTTGTGTGGCATGGTCTTGAAAATGTGGCATAGGCTTGTAAGCATAAACACATTAATATAGCCAGAAATATTCCTTCATTAGAGATATTCATGGAAGTGTTAGATATCTCCTACAGCCTCTTTCCTTTGACATTcccaacaaaaagaaagaagtactGAAAGCAAAAGGTTTTGCCTTCCTGATGTGAGGAGCCGTTTTGTTGCAATATCAAATGCCATTACTGTTTACTGCCTCTTTTGTCTTTCAAATTGTTCCATGAGAACTGATTTTTTATGAACTTCATTTCTTTATTGATAATTTTGTGAGAGGAAAGGTAATGGCCGTCAAAGGTGAGGAGGGCAGTTGTGGTACAGCCAGCatcaaaagaaacacagatggCAGAACAATGGTTGAGAACCAACAGTCCTGAGGGACACAGGGGTTTGAAATGAGAGAAAGATGAAACCAGCTAGTCCATAGGTTTCCTCTGAGAGTCAAGCCTCTGCTGTCAGCCTCATTTTGGTTGTTTGCAGGAATATTGGCACTCTCATACTCTTtaactttttgcctttttcaccTTGCATTTTAACAGCTTGTCTCAGAGGGAGGTAATGAAGTACAAATAAGTTTTGTCTGTTGAAAAGAATCCTGCAGAAAATACCATGTGTGGGAAGCCATCCTTCCTAACACCTGCATGCCCCCTCCAAACCGAGGGCTGAGCTAGCTGGAGTATGTTATAAGAGTGACACACAGATGATCAGTAAGCTCTTTGCTTGGCATCCCTTTTTCATTATGCtgccattttaaagaaatgtttttatagcCTCTGCTTGATTTTCCGTCAGATCCCTCCCTCCCTATGAATCCTCCCTTCCTGCTTCCTACAGAATGTGGCCAGCTGGTTACTGCTAAATTTAAACAAAGATGTGCTACTTGTAACTCTCTTTGCTTCATCCACAAAATATTACTAGCCTAACTCAGCTAGCAAGAAGTACTTCTATTTTGATGTGCACAGGGACTGTAAGCCCAGATGAAGGTCAATGAATGCTGTTGCATAGATAGATAATGCTGACAGGGAGAGCTCTAGCTGGTTTTCCACAGGGAAGTGTTGATTCAGTGGAACTGGGACATTTCAGGGGTACATGTGAATTCTGCTCAATATGTGGGAACATGATGGGAACGTAAAACTGTGTGCCCAGTGGaggtctgcagagcagctccatAAGCAGCAGCAGACCATGGCCCAGGTCTCCATCAGTGCTGTAATACTGCCACGCTGAGACACAACAAAACACCCAGCATCTCCCATGAAATGAAAATCCTCCTTTCTAGTCACCTCTAATTACAAACAGCATACCATGTTTAACTAACCAATAAAATAGGGTATCAACAAAGAAGCTGCTCTTTGCATCTCTGAGATTCATACACCATCCAAGAGCTCAAACACTAAGGAGAAAACAGCAGGTAGCTTAACTGTCAAGATCTCTCCCCTGCTGTTGTTATCATTGACAATGAAGGCAGTGTTGTAAGTGCAGAGTGCAATGGACAATTCATGCACTTACTGTATCTTGCACTCTAGCTACAGGCGTgtgattttctgaagaaatgatGACAGGATCAAACATATTCTGGCAGATGCTCACAAAATCAGAGCCCCTTTCACTCAGTAAATGAccataaaaatgctttgaagatgacaataaaaagttatttaatcATGTTCAAAACAGAAGCACCTGCCAAGTCAATATATCATTTTTTACATGATTGGCTGGTACAGTGACAATAGCAAAAAATGCAAAGTGAGGCTGTTAGGAGCAGCTACTGGCCTGATTCTATAGTAGGCATAGCCTGGTGGCggagagagagagcaagaggataggaaagaaaaagcaacagagaGAGTCATACATACATTTCCTCAGCCTCctgatttttcagctctttttccCAGCTGTTAGAAGGTGCCCTTGGGAAGATGTCTGAAGATATCCTCAGCAGCCCCCATTTTCTGTGAAGCTAGTGCTAGAGGGAGAAAGGACAGTGACCAAAAGGAGACCTAGGGCAACCTGGGTGATCTTCATGCTGCCGTAGCAGAGGGGAAAAGGTGCTGGAGTGAGGGGTAGAGATCTGGCCTTTCCGCACCATCACTGCCCTAGGATATCTGCAGGCTGGCAGGTGGGCGTGGCTAGAAATAGAGACATAGAGAgtgctgtgtggggctgggcaCAGATTTATCAAGAAGCCCAGGAGAGCCTGTACCTGTCATTAGCAGTGTGGGCTGTAGGGCTACACTATGCAACAAAGACAAGCCCATGCTGTTGTTCAGACCCACCTCTACGCTTGCAGCTGCATCTACCCCAAATTCAGCAACTCTTCTAGACAGGCCATTTACCAATGAGCTGGGACATGCAATCATAGCACTGAAGAGCTTTCCAACTATATCTGATGTCATTCAAAACCACCTCCATGATACTGATTGATTGGGTTCTTCCATGATGAGCTGAAATTAAAGTAGCCCAAGGGTGCTGATAACAGAGGCCATTCTGACACCTGAAGTCCACCAGGGTAGTAAATGTAGATGTGCAGATTTTAAGGCCAAAAAAGCTTGTTCTGATCAAGCACTGTCATCTCTAATACAATATGAGCCATGGGGATCTCTGGAATTAATTCTCAACACAAGGCCAACATCTGTGATTAAACTagaaaatttttgtttaaataccCCATTAAAAATTTTCAGAGTCAGGGAATTTGCCACAAGTTGTGGCAAAAATGGCTCATTATTCTCACTGATCAGGAGTTAGGCCAGATTTCGTACTATGTTTTATCCCGCTGTTGGACCTTATTAAACTTTCCAGCTAAACTAAAGAGCCTTTTATGACCAAATTTATGTTTACTGTGTGAAATCTTTAACAGGTTGCTTCTTCAGTCTCTTCGATAAGCTAGAATAGGCAGGACACCTAACCCAACCCTCACTCCACAGGACAATTGCCAAGCTTTCACCTTTCTGGCAGCTCTTGCATGACAGCTTTTGAGTACtttaacatcttctttaaaatgcagaCACCAGAACAGTATTCCTGTAGCAGCTCCAAATTTCAGTGTGCCCGAAATTAAACTCTGTTGTCAAAGACATTTGAAACTAAAGAacttaaagcagaaaacaataaTAAGCTCTAGGTTACTTTGAAACAcagataaagttaattttcaatAGCCAAATTTGAATAGGCAAATGTTAATCACAAACATACACATTGGTACTGTGAAAGCTGGCTGGGTAACTGGGTTTAAAGATTTCTCAATGGTAAAATTAGTTCCTCAAGATTGTTGTATTAGACATGAGTGAAGAAAATGGAGTGCTGAATTactggtttaaaaagaaattatgaaaaagggaagaatatTAACACAATCTCAGCCTTCAGTAGAAGGAAGGTAAACCAGGCACAGAGGAAATACTGTGGTGATGAAGGCAGAACTTCAACATGGAAGACACAAACAATAACACCTGCATGGCATCCTGAGGCCAATgtagaggaagggaaggggagagctaAGTAAAAGCAGTCATGTTTGTCTTGTAACTGTATGTGCAAATAGCACAGAAAGACGTTCAGTAACACGGTGCTCTCTGAAAGCAACTGGGAAATGGAAGAGATCTGGAGGAACCCCCAGCCAGTtcccagacagcagcagcagatgcgTTTTCTGAAGTGTGATGGCAAAGCAATCATCACAGATGATACTGTATTTTGCAGAGAGCAGATGTGTCCGATTAGGAGCTGTGTGtgaacacacacaaacaccagGACGAGGCAACTCAACGGCTTGCAGAAAAGGACAGTACTAGCTACTGGGCCCATTTCCATACTGGGCTGCAGCCTTTCCAGGGAGGTTTACTTTGTCTGGCAACACTGGAAAGTCACAAGCATATGGGATAGGTGTAGAAGACAGGATGCAAAGCTTGAAGAATGGCTATCGAACAAAGAAGTAAAAGACTCTGCACAAGTTTTATGAAAACAGCAGTTAACATAAATAGTCACATGTCTGAGCTGAGATACAACAGATGGCAATGACCTTCAGTCTTTTTCCACAGTATTCAGATATGGAGAAATATCAGTAGTATATTTTCTTCTCAATTGCCCTTTTATTACCGCTAAGGAAAGACATAATTTACTTAAATACATGTAACATGTATGGGGTAAGGCATGCAAACAACCCAACATAGCACCGTTGTGCTGAAATTTGACTATATAATTCATATGCAAttacataaataaattttataaaactaaggatttttttctctcctgattgatattttctatatattttaagTAGATATATTTATGATTTAGTAAAATCCTGACTAGCGTTGAATACATAAAGTCATTAACTTAGTACCAAATATCCCACCCACAACaggaaaataaggaaggaagaggaaaactgCATTCCCAGTATACAAAGTCTGATGCTTCTTGCCTACTAATattgcaaagcaaaatattgtGGTTGTTGGGAATGTCAAGAAATCATTTTTGTTCTCAGGGACACTGTGAACTAGTGAACAGGACTGTCCTGCATGTCAGATGCCCCTGAGGAATGTGGCTGACTGCTGGAAAGCAGCGTGGACAGTCCCTTGGCAATACACCCTCTGGGCTCCAGAACTGGTGAGATTTACCCTTTTCATTGTTGTTACTGGTTTGTCTccatctttttcttgtttctctctgatccttttctctttcaaagtaCTCCTCATCCAAAGCCAAATTCTGTCAGATTCTGAAAAGGGTATCTAACTCCCAAGTTTAAGCATTAGATGGAGTAAAGGCTTATGAAGACATAAGTAACATGTCATCTTCTCTAAATGATTTGGACTCATTTTGTTCGGGAAGGCAGTGTGAGTCCTGTGGATGTCTGAAATGGACTCATTCTCCATCTTGGTCCTGAATATAAAGAAAGGTATAGTTCTAGTCTGGAAAGAGGTGCCCCAACTTTTGCTTGGGACACCTATCTTTGGAGGGTACATTTCCAACACACTTCATGACCTCTTTTAAACAGAAGAGGactggagaaaacagaatgaaaactgGCACAACTGCCAACACCGTCAGTCTAGTGAGCTGTTTGCCTTCGCTGTCTAGAATGCAATTGTAAGGCTACATATGATGAAAAGTAATCCTGATCTCATAGCTCAGTAATCTGTGCTTAGTGGCAGGCAGAGTTCTCTTATGCCTGTTAAATCTTGTAGGTGTGTGATTTTTTAATCATATTAATAATGTTAGATACTGCTGATCTGAGCTACTCTACTCCTGTGTGATACTTGAGTAGAACTGAGGAGCATAAAGCAACTCCTCTGACATGGGCAACTCTGCATCCGCTGTCTCCTTTCCCACAGGAAGTTCCCTTTAACCAAGATGGGTTAGAAGCTTCCTGGAAGCTATGTGAGGTGTCTGGGATCCTTCTGTCATTGCTGTTGCTGGCAGCACTTGACTCTtcatctaaattttttttttttgtcaggtaAACGGAGTGGAGTCTTTGCTTTGCAATTCTTTGATCACAGCAGGAATTCTAGAAAGAGTGTGCTACCTGATGGCTAATATGTATGGGACTGAACCAATGCTCAACTGTTGGAAGAGCCagctgaggaaaaggaaaatgcactATCTAGGCTGTTGATGAAAGGGCTGAGTGCCATTAGTAAGGCTGAGGAACTGCTATTCCTTGTATCCTAGCTATCATCTTCTCAAGAAGCAGCAGTTGTCATTCATTTGAGTCCAGTAAGACACTACCTTCATCAATGAACTGTGGCTTATGAAGGGCACTGAGTACAGGGAAAGCCAGGCCTGTGCTTCTCCACGGAAAGTGCTGGGCACCACTGGTTTCTGGAAGCAAAGTGAGGTCACTGTCCCTGCCAGCATCAGCTAAGCTCTGACCAGGGGAGGAAGGCTTGCTCCTAAGGAGTGCAACAAGGTAGGAGGGGCTGAAAAGTCCAAAGAGTTTCCACAGACCCTTAGTTAACATCACAGTACAGATGGGATATTAATGCAGATGTGAATACTGCAAGGCTGCCAGGAGCCTCTCCTAAATCAGTGATAAGAGAACTTACTTCGGTGCATGGCAGAGTTCTGCCTGGGAGGtgatatttttcatcttttgcaaTTTTTAAGATGTATAATGTGTACATCCAAAAACTAATGATGGACATGGCACGGGCACACTCAACTCATTCATAAATTATTGCAAAGAAACTTGATCATACACTCTTTCAGAACTATTGTCAGATTTTTTTGAGGCAGTCtagtaatttgttttaatgtctTAGTTCTGAGTTAATAAACATGTGCTCAGGGGCTCCCACTGAAACAGGGACGGGCCTTTGCAAAGTCAATAGTTTATTTACTGACTAAGAATAAAGCACCGGGGAGGATGTTTGAAGATGTTAGCAATGCTTTTCATTAGCTGAAGATGGTATTTAGGTCTTGATCATGGCATGTTTATTCATTAGGTTCAGTGAAACCACAGGCCTGTTTGCAGGGTGAAAGTAACAGTGAGACCTGGTGGggcaaaagaaagggagaaaaggcagagattGTGTGTGCATTCACCCCTTTGAGgaggatgaaaaaaaaccaaaacaaacctaCAACTGAGATGATTTCGTGCCTTATTAAAAACCAAGGCAAAGTAacagaaaatacactgaaagaCCGGAGGTTTCTTTTGCCTCGAAGCCGTTATCAACGACATTTCTTAAGATGTATCTCCTAGATAAGGCTTAACCACTGGTAAGGTTAACAAATCGATTTTCTTTGCTAAATACACTCAAAGTTTAGACAGATTCATTCGTTTCTATcaggataaatattttcagtcccACCTTATCTTCTTCACAAGActttctttttactgtaaaaCTCCATAGTCTATTGTATTGACTCATTATTCAACACATTCTTCTTTCTACTTGAATGTATCAGATTAAGGTGGCTGCTTTTCTCAGTGCTTGAACCTGACTCtatcctcctccctgctcccctgttGCGGTTAcctcccctcagcctgcaagGACACGACATCAGCCCTCGCCGGCGCCCAGGAATGGCACCTTCCCCATTGCCTGGGCTTGGTAAAACGCAACGCTCACAAACGGCATGTTTTGCATAAAGAAACCTGCATCACGGGGCATTGCAGCCGGTCCCTGGAGGAAATCACTgcagcctggggctgggaagggaagggacgcCCTGGCACCCTCTGTCATCTTCCGTACAGCCAGTAACTGGTAAGAGCAGTAATATAATTAAGACCTCCTATTTTACAGACGCTTCCTATGACCATGTGTGAGCTCCAGGACAGGAAAGCAGCCCAGATAACCAAGAAGCCGGGAAGGGAGCCTTCCGGGTGGGATGTTGCCAAACCCTCAGCAAGCTGACGGAGGGTAGATTTGGGCTGAGAAGGAGGGGTCTTCTGTTGTCTTTGTTTCCGTTTCTAGTGACGATGTCACACTATTTCCACTGCTGAACCTGCTGCATAGCTGGGTCGCAAAGAGTTAAAATGGAGAGCAGTATGTGCACTTTTAAAACTACATGCGACAAAGTCCATTTCTTGAAGTCCGGGTCCCTTCTCCCCCGCCTCTCCCCGGCTTCCAGAAATCATTTATTATAAAGGGGTTTTATGATACAAATTTGATAATCTCCCGTACACATTGGCACTGTTCTAATTGGAGTTGTAAGCCCATAAAATTCAAgccttttgttttcatgaagGCCACAAGGTTTTAAAAGATACTATTGTACCGCCTAAAACCCATAAAATTGTCACTAGGGACTGATTAAACAGTCCTGAATTGAAACAGTGCGGATTTTGTCTAGGTCCTTTTCACGCACAACAATGCTCTTTTCAACCCCCAAGACAAAAGGAGGTTTAAGGAGCGATTCTCTGGGAGATTCTTCTAAGATAACCCCATCCATATGGGAGACAAGGTGGCCAGCAGCTGagacgggaaaaaaaaaaaaaaaaaaaaaagatttcgcagtgcaggaggaaaaagaaaggggggaagattaaaaacaaaacaaaaaaaaacaaacaaacaaacaaaaaaaaaaaaaaaaaaaaaaaaacccaccccaggTGACACAGGGGCTGTGTTTCCCCGGGTCCTTCCCGCACATCCCAGAAGCCTGGTCCGCACTGCATCTCCCCCTTGGCACATGGCCCCCTGCCCAAGCAGAGAAGGGGAAGCAGGTGGGAGGACCGGCGTCGCTCCATCCTCCCCGAcctgccctccctgcagctgggtcGGGTCCTCCCGCACGGAGGCCAGAGGCGACACCCAGCCGTCCCGGTGGAGGGGAcgcagggctgggagaggggcgAAGCGGTGCTGCCGCGGCGGCGGCACCTCGCGGTCCCGCTCCCCGGGAGGCTCCCCGGCATGTGTAGGCAGCACGACACATCCCAGGGGCACATCTGGTCCGAATTAACTCCCTTccagggaataaaaataaaacaaaaaaacccagcccagtCAGCTTCTGCAGGTCCCTTTCCCTCGTCAGCCCTCCCTCTGCGGGCAGGTTGTCTGCAGCAGTCCCCGTGGGGTCTTCTCTCACGGATATTCCCTCCGTGTTCCTGGTCCGCGGCTCCCGTCGGAGGGATGGAGACAGCTGGTCTAGTCTATATTTCAGGCacctgggtttgggggggtggggtgtgagtgtttgagggtttttttcccattggcCGTTGCCAGGACAATTATATGATTTACTCCCCCCAAATCAATAAAAATCAATAGTTCAATAAAATCAAAGCGTTTCAAAACATAAGTCTCTGCCCTTTAAAAGACATCACTATTTTCTCTTGGCTACCCTTCCCCAGTCGATTTTAGGAACAGATATAGACTAACGGGAAGACTGGCTTAATTCCGGACCCTGCCTTAGCGGCTCAAAGGCGGCAACGAAACTCggcccgccgcagcccccggggcctCGGCCGGCATCGCCGCCCCAAACGAGCCGTCGGGGAGCCTCCAGAGCCGGGGGACTCCGGGCTCACCCTTCGCGTAGGAAATACCGCCAGGATTACAGGGAGATGCTTGCGGCACACTTTATCTGCCGTTTACCGGCGCACGTGGGTGAAATAAACGAACTTGAGAGTGAGATTCCCCTGGCGCGATCAAGACGAGTATTTCAGCTTTTACGGCCCAGGAGGTAATCCTACGAAAGAGCTCCTGTCGTCAAAAATACACTTCTCCGCCGGGAAATATTTGTTTGCCAAAAATCATTTTATTAGTCGCCGGAAGAatcagctattttaaaataaactaggTCGCTAGGCTTATCACTGTTGTTTTTTAACAGGGAACCCCTCGAGAAGGAGCAGGAAGAGCGGAGGCTTCACGAACCCAGAGCCGCCCCGGCACCCGCGCCTCGGCTGCAGCCCCCgcggggggggagggcggcCCGGGCCAGCCTCCtcccggccgcccgccgccgccgccccgggagccgcgctccgccgcccgcccgaggccggccgccgccgcgccccggaGCCTTCCCCCGCGCCGGgagcccggggccgggcgcgcCTCCCGCGCCCGTGGGATGAGTCCGGCCCTGGAGGGCGAGGCGCCGCTGTCACCAGCCCCAGGAGACGACGGCGGGGTGCGCTAAGTGCTGGTAAGCGGGGAAGACGCcgagggcggcgggggaggccgGCGGGCAGGCTCGGTAGCCcggcagggccagggcagcctgggCGCTGCAGCCCGCCAGCGCGCAGCCCAGCttggggcgggcggcgggcggcggggggctggcggggcagCCGCGGCAGGGCTCCCCGTCCCGCACCAGCACCGGCACCACCACCCGGCGCAgcagggcgggcgggcgcggcggggggctgccgggacCCTCGCTCCGCGCCCGCTTCATCTTGTAGCGGTGGTTTTGGAACCAGATCTTCACCTGGGTGGGGGTGAGGCTGAGCAGCCGGGCCAGCTGCTCCCGCTCCGGCGCCGAGAGGTAGCGCTGCTGCCGGAACCGCCGCTCCAGCTCCAGCGTCTGCGCCTTGGAGAAGAGCACCCGCcgcttcttcttcttctcctcgGCCTCCGAGCCGCGGGCGGGGAGCGACCTTTGGGTGGAGTCGGGCAAGCTCAGCTCCGGGCCGCTCTCGTCGGAAGCTGGGGACAGCGAGGGGGTTAGAGagagggggcggccggggccgggccgtggggcaggcagcgagggggcggcgggccgtCGAGAGCCGAAACGCCTCCCGCAGGGAGAGCCCCGGCTGTTTGCCGGGCCGGCTTAATCCCAATAGTCAACAAGAGATGGGGGCTAACCCCCCGAATACATTAAGCCTAACCCACGGGACGGAACGGGCTTTCCCCCCGCGGGAGGGGATCCCCGCAGGGCACGGCCCGGGGGCTTGCGGACTGGCAGCGTTTGCGCTCGCTCGGTGCTAAACGCGATGCCGGGCTGCCCGGCCCCCTCGCCACTGCTTTTCTCCAGCCGCTCCGTTACCTTAATATTAAACTTATGCCGGTGGTGTTCCCGACCCATCCAAGGGAGGGACTGCCCCCGCgcacacacacaggcacacgtTAAAGGCCGTGCGCCCGCGGCAGCCTCTGCCCGTGAGGTCAGACCGCCGCGCTGCCCGGCGGGGTCTGTGAGCCGCAGCCTGCTCGCCGCCGTGGCACACGCGTGGATCTCGGC
Proteins encoded:
- the NKX2-8 gene encoding homeobox protein Nkx-2.8 produces the protein MATSGRISFTVRSILDLPEQDANSIKQASDHHHSAENYTGSPYRGWIETDRNHYPSSDESGPELSLPDSTQRSLPARGSEAEEKKKKRRVLFSKAQTLELERRFRQQRYLSAPEREQLARLLSLTPTQVKIWFQNHRYKMKRARSEGPGSPPPRPPALLRRVVVPVLVRDGEPCRGCPASPPPPAARPKLGCALAGCSAQAALALPGYRACPPASPAALGVFPAYQHLAHPAVVSWGW